The following are encoded together in the Nocardioides sp. Arc9.136 genome:
- a CDS encoding cold-shock protein codes for MTNGTVKWFSDDKGFGFIAQEGGGADVFVHHSNIQGNGYKSLKDDQKVEFDVVAGPKGPQAENVRAL; via the coding sequence ATGACTAACGGCACCGTCAAGTGGTTCAGCGACGACAAGGGCTTCGGCTTCATCGCCCAGGAGGGCGGCGGCGCGGACGTCTTCGTCCACCACAGCAACATCCAGGGCAACGGCTACAAGTCCCTCAAGGACGACCAGAAGGTCGAGTTCGACGTCGTCGCCGGCCCCAAGGGTCCGCAGGCCGAGAACGTCCGGGCTCTCTGA
- a CDS encoding spore photoproduct lyase family protein: MPRQWIPRHVLVTAAAAEQPHTAEMLRRIEAAGVTDIRMLAGNRLTGLAEGSEREVYARAKATLALVVAPPSAIRPQPIPPSADWRIDLAKGCPAHCQYCYLAGSLTGPPITRAYANLDDVLAGIGTHAGRGAVTSGTEERGHEGTTYELSCYTDPLGIEHLTGSLAEAVRRVGTGAYGDDVSLRFTTKFEAVDDLLALPHARRTRMRVSVNAEEVAGRFEGGTSPVPARIGALRRAALAGYRVGLTIAPVMPVEGWQEQYAALLDSVAGALADVPDLDLTTEVITHRFTPGSKEVLLGWYPRTRLEMDESVRAAKRTKFGGVKHVYPRETMTAMRAWFTEALEARLPGAPLLYWT, encoded by the coding sequence ATGCCACGTCAATGGATCCCCCGGCACGTCCTGGTCACCGCTGCCGCCGCCGAGCAGCCGCACACCGCCGAGATGCTGCGCCGCATCGAGGCGGCCGGCGTGACCGACATCCGCATGCTCGCGGGCAACCGGCTCACCGGCCTGGCCGAGGGCTCCGAGCGCGAGGTCTACGCCCGCGCCAAGGCCACCCTCGCCCTCGTCGTCGCCCCGCCGAGCGCGATCCGGCCGCAGCCGATCCCGCCCAGCGCCGACTGGCGCATCGACCTGGCGAAGGGGTGCCCGGCGCACTGCCAGTACTGCTACCTCGCCGGCTCGCTGACCGGCCCGCCGATCACCCGGGCCTACGCCAACCTCGACGACGTCCTCGCCGGCATCGGCACGCACGCCGGTCGGGGTGCGGTCACCAGCGGCACCGAGGAGCGCGGCCACGAGGGCACGACGTACGAGCTGTCCTGCTACACCGACCCGCTGGGCATCGAGCACCTCACCGGCTCGCTGGCCGAGGCCGTGCGGCGGGTCGGGACCGGCGCGTACGGCGACGACGTCTCCCTGCGGTTCACCACGAAGTTCGAGGCGGTCGACGACCTGCTCGCCCTCCCCCACGCCCGCCGCACCCGGATGCGCGTCTCGGTGAACGCCGAGGAGGTCGCCGGCCGCTTCGAGGGCGGGACGTCCCCGGTCCCGGCGCGCATCGGGGCGCTCCGCCGAGCAGCGCTGGCCGGCTACCGGGTCGGGCTGACCATCGCCCCGGTCATGCCGGTCGAGGGGTGGCAGGAGCAGTACGCCGCACTGCTGGACTCCGTCGCAGGCGCGCTGGCCGACGTCCCGGACCTCGACCTGACGACCGAGGTGATCACCCACCGGTTCACGCCGGGGTCCAAGGAGGTGCTGCTCGGCTGGTACCCGCGCACGAGGCTGGAGATGGACGAGTCCGTCCGCGCCGCCAAGCGCACGAAGTTCGGCGGGGTCAAGCACGTCTACCCGCGGGAGACGATGACCGCGATGCGGGCGTGGTTCACCGAGGCCCTCGAGGCACGCCTGCCCGGCGCGCCGCTGCTCTACTGGACGTGA
- a CDS encoding DUF480 domain-containing protein translates to MTETQPTSDLPLDPPLDPPLSEEEQRVLGALLEKQVTVPASYPLTLSALRGACNQTSSREPVVEYDEQLVEQVGRRLKDRGLLRIVWSDTGRRTLKYHQVLDEVLGLAADERALVTVLLLRGPQAPGELRTRTERLHPFADRQAVEACLGGLAGRGLVVQLPRGRGERDARWRHLLGASEETPAPAATAAEGPVVLPEDRDDRVRAAYGAVAADYADTFADELAAMPFERWLLDRVAADAVAAGRPVVEVGSGPGHVTAYLAAAGADATGLDLAPEMVEQARTRFPDATYQVGDLRRLVRPPAADGWAAVLAWYSLIHLAPAELPDAVAALARPLAPGGRLVLALQTGGPRRVHRIEEWHGHQVSLDFVHHDVAEVRAAVEAAGLGDVEWYRRGPVAARGETTERLYLLAART, encoded by the coding sequence GTGACCGAGACGCAGCCCACGTCCGACCTCCCGCTCGACCCCCCGCTCGACCCCCCGCTCAGCGAGGAGGAGCAGCGGGTCCTCGGAGCGCTGCTGGAGAAGCAGGTGACGGTCCCGGCCTCCTACCCGCTCACGCTCAGCGCCCTCCGCGGTGCCTGCAACCAGACCAGCAGCCGCGAGCCGGTCGTGGAGTACGACGAGCAGCTGGTCGAGCAGGTCGGCCGGCGGCTCAAGGACCGCGGGCTGCTGCGGATCGTCTGGTCCGACACCGGTCGCCGGACGCTGAAGTACCACCAGGTGCTCGACGAGGTGCTCGGCCTGGCCGCGGACGAGCGGGCGCTGGTGACCGTCCTGCTGCTCCGCGGTCCGCAGGCGCCGGGGGAGCTCCGGACCCGCACCGAGCGGCTGCACCCCTTCGCGGACCGCCAGGCGGTCGAGGCCTGCCTGGGCGGCCTGGCCGGGCGCGGGCTGGTCGTGCAGCTGCCGCGTGGGCGCGGCGAGCGGGACGCCCGCTGGCGCCACCTGCTCGGCGCCTCCGAGGAGACGCCTGCGCCCGCGGCGACCGCGGCCGAGGGGCCGGTCGTGCTGCCGGAGGACCGCGACGACCGGGTGCGGGCCGCCTACGGGGCGGTCGCTGCGGACTACGCCGACACCTTCGCCGACGAGCTCGCGGCGATGCCCTTCGAGCGGTGGCTGCTGGACCGCGTGGCCGCGGACGCGGTCGCCGCCGGCCGCCCCGTGGTCGAGGTGGGCAGCGGGCCGGGCCACGTGACGGCGTACCTCGCGGCGGCCGGGGCGGACGCGACCGGCCTGGACCTGGCCCCGGAGATGGTCGAGCAGGCGCGGACGCGCTTCCCCGACGCGACGTACCAGGTCGGCGACCTGCGCCGTCTCGTCCGACCGCCGGCGGCCGACGGGTGGGCCGCGGTGCTCGCGTGGTACTCCCTCATCCACCTCGCCCCCGCCGAGCTGCCGGACGCCGTGGCGGCGCTGGCCCGGCCGCTGGCGCCGGGCGGGCGCCTCGTGCTGGCCCTGCAGACCGGTGGGCCGCGCCGTGTGCACCGCATCGAGGAGTGGCACGGCCACCAGGTGTCGCTGGACTTCGTGCACCACGACGTCGCCGAGGTCCGCGCCGCGGTGGAGGCGGCGGGGCTCGGCGACGTGGAGTGGTACCGGCGCGGACCGGTCGCCGCGCGGGGCGAGACGACCGAGCGGCTCTACCTGCTGGCGGCCCGCACCTGA
- a CDS encoding MaoC family dehydratase: protein MPIDPSVAIGADLGSREFSWAESDVLLYHLGIGAGSRAGDNLSPGALRYTLEGPGLQVLPSFGVVAPTFHETDPPPLDLPGCDINLAQVVHGSQSITVTGGPLPTSGTATVSTTLTDVWDKGKAAVIWQEGVATSPAGEELWRVRSSIFVRGEGGWGGDRGTSTPVVLPDRPADADATYDVTPQQALLYRLCGDRNPLHADPAFAEAAGFPAPILHGLCSYGIVLRTLTDELLEGDATKVGGFAAKFAGVVFPGETIRTRGWREDGRVLASAEIAGGDRDGSPVLGDVVLDLA, encoded by the coding sequence ATGCCCATCGACCCCTCCGTGGCGATCGGGGCCGACCTGGGCTCCCGCGAGTTCAGCTGGGCCGAGAGCGACGTGCTGCTCTACCACCTCGGCATCGGCGCCGGCTCCCGCGCGGGCGACAACCTCTCCCCCGGCGCGCTGCGCTACACCCTGGAGGGCCCCGGGCTGCAGGTGCTGCCGTCGTTCGGCGTCGTGGCGCCCACCTTCCACGAGACCGACCCGCCGCCGCTGGACCTGCCGGGCTGTGACATCAACCTCGCCCAGGTCGTCCACGGCTCGCAGTCGATCACCGTCACCGGTGGTCCGCTGCCCACCAGCGGCACGGCCACGGTCTCCACGACGCTGACCGACGTGTGGGACAAGGGCAAGGCCGCGGTGATCTGGCAGGAGGGGGTCGCCACCTCCCCGGCCGGCGAGGAGCTGTGGCGGGTGCGCTCGTCGATCTTCGTGCGGGGCGAGGGCGGCTGGGGCGGCGACCGGGGCACCTCGACACCCGTGGTCCTGCCCGACCGCCCGGCCGACGCGGACGCAACGTACGACGTCACCCCGCAGCAGGCGCTGCTCTACCGCCTCTGCGGCGACCGCAACCCGCTGCACGCCGACCCGGCCTTCGCGGAGGCGGCGGGCTTCCCGGCACCGATCCTGCACGGGCTCTGCTCCTACGGGATCGTCCTGCGCACGCTGACCGACGAGCTCCTCGAGGGCGACGCCACGAAGGTCGGTGGCTTCGCCGCGAAGTTCGCCGGCGTGGTCTTCCCCGGCGAGACCATCCGCACCCGCGGCTGGCGCGAGGACGGCCGGGTCCTGGCCTCGGCCGAGATCGCCGGCGGCGACCGGGACGGCTCGCCGGTCCTCGGCGACGTGGTGCTCGACCTGGCCTGA
- the kstD gene encoding 3-oxosteroid 1-dehydrogenase — protein MTGSSHAAPRPAERTSNGSPTDLPSEVDVVVVGAGAAGMSAALAAADRGLDTILVEKSRYFGGSTARSGGGVWIPGNYALKAARQDDPLENSKLYLDSIVGDVVPKVRRDTYVDRGAEVMDFLKARTPVRFTWVPDYADYHPEQPGGRPRGRTVEPVPLDARFLGAELERLHPPYTKAPANMIVTQADFRKISLGMRTLKGPLTMVKVTIKRIVSGLLRRRMYAMGNAIAIGLRQGLVQARVPVHYETDLRDLVVEDGRVVGVRVLRDGVEQVVRARRGVVLGSGGFERNLELRERYLPHPTSVEWTTGSKNNTGAGLVAGQAVGARTDLLDDGWWGPTIPLPGRPWFCLAERNLPGSIIVNQAGERYMNEALPYVEAVHEMYRGEETGVAHVPSWMVIDQRYRNRYVFAGLMPRQPFPGRWFKEGVVRKSDSLAGLAAEIGVPAETLERTVERFNGFARTGVDADFHRGESAYDKYYSDPTVKPNPSLHTIDEGPFYAVKIVPGDLGTKGGLVTDERARVLREDGSVLEGLYAAGNVSAAVMGHTYPGPGGTIGPALVFGYLAAEDIASGPAPTRTAVEKETA, from the coding sequence ATGACGGGCTCTTCCCACGCTGCTCCGCGCCCTGCCGAGCGCACGTCCAACGGTTCGCCGACCGACCTCCCGAGCGAGGTCGACGTCGTCGTCGTCGGGGCCGGCGCGGCGGGCATGTCCGCGGCCCTCGCCGCCGCCGACCGCGGCCTCGACACCATCCTCGTGGAGAAGAGCCGCTACTTCGGCGGCTCCACCGCCCGCAGCGGCGGCGGGGTCTGGATCCCGGGCAACTACGCGCTCAAGGCGGCCCGGCAGGACGACCCGCTGGAGAACTCCAAGCTCTACCTGGACTCCATCGTCGGCGACGTCGTCCCGAAGGTCCGCCGCGACACCTACGTCGACCGCGGCGCCGAGGTCATGGACTTCCTCAAGGCCCGCACCCCGGTGCGCTTCACCTGGGTGCCGGACTACGCCGACTACCACCCCGAGCAGCCGGGCGGGCGACCCCGCGGCCGCACGGTCGAGCCGGTCCCGCTGGACGCCCGCTTCCTGGGCGCCGAGCTCGAGCGGCTCCACCCGCCGTACACCAAGGCGCCGGCCAACATGATCGTCACCCAGGCCGACTTCCGGAAGATCAGCCTCGGCATGCGCACGCTCAAGGGCCCGCTGACGATGGTCAAGGTGACGATCAAGCGGATCGTCTCCGGCCTGCTGCGCCGCCGGATGTACGCCATGGGCAACGCGATCGCGATCGGCCTGCGCCAGGGCCTGGTCCAGGCGCGCGTGCCGGTGCACTACGAGACCGACCTGCGCGACCTGGTGGTCGAGGACGGCCGCGTCGTCGGCGTGCGGGTGCTCCGCGACGGCGTCGAGCAGGTCGTCCGCGCCCGGCGCGGCGTCGTGCTGGGCAGCGGCGGCTTCGAGCGCAACCTCGAGCTGCGCGAGCGCTACCTGCCGCACCCGACCTCGGTCGAGTGGACCACCGGCTCGAAGAACAACACCGGCGCCGGGCTGGTCGCCGGCCAGGCCGTCGGTGCCCGCACCGACCTGCTCGACGACGGCTGGTGGGGCCCGACCATCCCGCTGCCGGGGCGGCCGTGGTTCTGCCTGGCCGAGCGCAACCTGCCCGGCTCGATCATCGTCAACCAGGCCGGCGAGCGGTACATGAACGAGGCGCTGCCCTACGTCGAGGCGGTGCACGAGATGTACCGGGGCGAGGAGACCGGCGTCGCCCACGTGCCGTCGTGGATGGTCATCGACCAGCGCTACCGCAACCGGTACGTCTTCGCCGGGCTCATGCCGCGCCAGCCGTTCCCCGGCCGGTGGTTCAAGGAGGGCGTGGTCAGGAAGTCCGACTCGCTCGCCGGGCTGGCCGCCGAGATCGGCGTGCCCGCCGAGACGCTGGAGCGGACCGTCGAGCGGTTCAACGGCTTCGCCCGGACCGGTGTCGACGCCGACTTCCACCGCGGCGAGTCGGCCTACGACAAGTACTACTCCGACCCCACCGTCAAGCCGAACCCGTCGCTGCACACCATCGACGAGGGGCCGTTCTACGCGGTCAAGATCGTGCCCGGCGACCTCGGCACCAAGGGCGGGCTCGTCACCGACGAGCGCGCGCGGGTGCTGCGCGAGGACGGCTCGGTGCTCGAGGGCCTCTACGCCGCCGGCAACGTGTCCGCGGCCGTGATGGGCCACACCTACCCCGGGCCCGGTGGCACGATCGGCCCCGCGCTGGTCTTCGGCTACCTGGCCGCGGAGGACATCGCGAGCGGGCCCGCGCCCACCCGCACGGCCGTCGAGAAGGAGACCGCCTGA
- a CDS encoding acetaldehyde dehydrogenase (acetylating): protein MTKLTAAIVGPGNIGTDLMYKLLRSDVVEPRWMIGVDPASEGLRLASQQGLEASHEGVDWLLKQDELPDLIFEATSAYVHREYAPRYEEAGIRAVDLTPASVGPAVIPPVNGEEHVGAMNVNMITCGGQATIPMVAAVSRVAPVPYAEIVASVSSVSAGPGTRANIDEFTRTTAAGVQTIGGAERGKAIIILNPAEPPMIMRDTIFCAVPPDADRDAIVQSVFAMEKSVQEYVPGYRLLQEPQIDEPSAATQGQVKVSIFVEVEGAGDYLPPYSGNLDIMTAAATQVGDNIARSLLAGRSKES from the coding sequence ATGACCAAGCTGACCGCGGCCATCGTCGGGCCGGGCAACATCGGCACCGACCTGATGTACAAGCTGCTGCGCTCGGACGTCGTCGAGCCCCGCTGGATGATCGGCGTCGACCCTGCCTCGGAGGGGCTCAGGCTCGCCTCCCAGCAGGGTCTCGAGGCCTCCCACGAGGGCGTCGACTGGCTGCTGAAGCAGGACGAGCTGCCCGACCTGATCTTCGAGGCCACCTCCGCCTACGTGCACCGGGAGTACGCCCCCCGCTACGAGGAGGCCGGCATCCGTGCCGTCGACCTCACCCCCGCCTCCGTCGGCCCCGCGGTCATCCCGCCGGTCAACGGCGAGGAGCACGTGGGCGCGATGAACGTCAACATGATCACCTGCGGTGGCCAGGCGACGATCCCGATGGTCGCCGCCGTCTCCCGCGTCGCCCCGGTGCCGTACGCCGAGATCGTCGCCTCGGTCTCCAGCGTCTCCGCGGGGCCGGGCACCCGGGCCAACATCGACGAGTTCACCCGCACCACCGCCGCCGGCGTGCAGACCATCGGCGGCGCCGAGCGCGGCAAGGCGATCATCATCCTCAACCCGGCCGAGCCGCCGATGATCATGCGCGACACGATCTTCTGCGCGGTCCCCCCGGACGCCGACCGGGACGCCATCGTGCAGTCGGTCTTCGCGATGGAGAAGTCGGTCCAGGAGTACGTCCCGGGCTACCGGCTGCTGCAGGAGCCGCAGATCGACGAGCCGTCGGCCGCCACGCAGGGCCAGGTCAAGGTCTCGATCTTCGTCGAGGTCGAGGGCGCCGGCGACTACCTGCCGCCGTACTCCGGCAACCTCGACATCATGACCGCCGCCGCGACGCAGGTCGGCGACAACATCGCCCGCTCGCTGCTCGCGGGCCGCTCGAAGGAGTCCTGA
- the dmpG gene encoding 4-hydroxy-2-oxovalerate aldolase, whose protein sequence is MTDLNTLTRTWKDAHGGDLDLRLTDTCLRDGSHHKRHQFTAQEVHDIVEALDTSGIPVIEVTHGDGLGGSSFNYGFSRTPEQELIRIAAETARTAKIAFLMLPGVGTKDDIRAAQDNGGQICRIATHCTEADTSIQHFGLARELGLETVGFLMMSHTQPPEVLAKQARTMVDAGCQCVYVVDSAGALVMEQTADRVSAVVAEIGSQADVGFHGHENLGLGVSNTVIAARAGATQIDGSVRRFGAGAGNTPLEAFIGVCDKLGWRTGVDFLQIVDASEDVIKPAMPEECQLDRMTLMMGYAGVYSSFLKHAGNAADRYGVSGAKILLEAGRRKLIGGQEDQLIDIALMLKAEQDKAAANA, encoded by the coding sequence ATGACGGACCTGAACACGCTGACCCGCACCTGGAAGGACGCCCACGGCGGCGACCTCGACCTGCGGCTGACCGACACCTGCCTGCGCGACGGGTCGCACCACAAGCGGCACCAGTTCACCGCGCAGGAGGTCCACGACATCGTCGAGGCCCTCGACACCTCCGGCATCCCGGTCATCGAGGTCACCCACGGCGACGGCCTCGGTGGCTCCTCGTTCAACTACGGCTTCTCCCGCACGCCCGAGCAGGAGCTCATCCGGATCGCGGCGGAGACGGCCCGGACGGCGAAGATCGCCTTCCTGATGCTGCCCGGCGTCGGCACCAAGGACGACATCCGCGCCGCGCAGGACAACGGCGGCCAGATCTGCCGGATCGCCACGCACTGCACCGAGGCCGACACCTCCATCCAGCACTTCGGGCTCGCCCGCGAGCTCGGCCTGGAGACGGTCGGCTTCCTGATGATGAGCCACACCCAGCCGCCGGAGGTCCTGGCCAAGCAGGCGCGGACCATGGTCGACGCCGGCTGCCAGTGCGTGTACGTCGTGGACTCCGCCGGCGCGCTCGTGATGGAGCAGACCGCCGACCGGGTCTCGGCCGTCGTGGCCGAGATCGGCTCGCAGGCCGACGTGGGCTTCCACGGCCACGAGAACCTCGGCCTCGGTGTCTCCAACACCGTCATCGCCGCCCGCGCGGGCGCGACCCAGATCGACGGCTCGGTCCGCCGCTTCGGCGCCGGGGCCGGCAACACCCCGCTCGAGGCGTTCATCGGCGTCTGCGACAAGCTCGGCTGGCGCACCGGCGTGGACTTCCTCCAGATCGTCGACGCCTCCGAGGACGTCATCAAGCCCGCGATGCCCGAGGAGTGCCAGCTCGACCGGATGACCCTGATGATGGGGTACGCCGGGGTCTACTCCTCCTTCCTCAAGCACGCCGGCAACGCCGCCGACCGCTACGGCGTCTCCGGCGCGAAGATCCTGCTCGAGGCCGGCCGCCGCAAGCTGATCGGCGGCCAGGAGGACCAACTCATCGACATCGCGCTGATGCTCAAGGCCGAGCAGGACAAGGCCGCCGCCAACGCCTGA
- a CDS encoding VOC family protein, producing the protein MASRASNFCIDAHDPYAQTMWWAQVLEDFTLPTGEWENKPGEEECGLVGPDDRFLLFLKVPEPKTVKNRMHLCLRPTDRSRDEEVDRVVGLGATLVDDRRDGEKGWAVLADPEGNEFCVLTPYRPTPA; encoded by the coding sequence ATGGCATCCCGCGCATCCAACTTCTGCATCGACGCCCACGACCCGTACGCCCAGACCATGTGGTGGGCGCAGGTCCTCGAGGACTTCACCCTGCCCACCGGCGAGTGGGAGAACAAGCCGGGGGAGGAGGAGTGCGGGCTGGTCGGGCCCGACGACCGGTTCCTGCTGTTCCTCAAGGTGCCCGAGCCCAAGACGGTGAAGAACCGCATGCACCTCTGCCTGCGCCCGACCGACCGCAGCCGTGACGAGGAGGTCGACCGCGTCGTCGGGCTGGGCGCGACGCTGGTGGACGACCGGCGCGACGGCGAGAAGGGCTGGGCCGTCCTGGCGGACCCCGAGGGCAACGAGTTCTGCGTGCTCA